GAACATTGTGGACAAGAAATGGCGATCGAATTAACTTTATCCATTAGATACTCCGTCACTGaaactttcttttctttttctcaagCACACATCGTAATATAGTATTTCCAGAGCTGAGCGTGGacttaaaaagaaaaagaagaggatcAATACGCGCGACATTTAAACACACATGTTTCTTTAGAAATTACAACTTTTGcgacttctttctctctctctctctgtttctctcgttCACAATTTCGTAATTCAGCTCCAAAACTCTGAACCGCGACGCAGGCTTAGATTATACACAATTCGTGGAGCCAGTCGATTTCTGACGGCTAAGAGATGCAAGAATATatcgtttaaataatatttttgcaaCTACTACAGTGGAGCAAATTCTCTTAATGATAAAACCTAGAACATTGCGGTCACGTAACTTTAAGGATGCTGGACAAAATTGGTTTGAGGCAGTCTATCATCTTTCCACAAAATTTAACTCCTTTTCGGGTCAGCAAATCTCACCTATCTTGGGGCACGCGGATCAAACGTAATACTTTGCTTTGCTGAAAAACGTCCAAACATTGTTCTTTTATTTATACGATCGGCTGCACGTGCGGTTAATTAAATGTATAAGGAACGTGGTAAATATTTTCTCACTTGGTACTCTAATTCGGTTTCCATGATACCGGTCACTGCAACGACCTGATACTGCCTCGCTTTCATCGCGGCGATCGATTTTCGGACCAAACGCATTGCACCTAGTGCGCTACTTGTACTATTAAACTGTGCCATTTGTGCTGGACTATGGCTTGGGTCAAGTACTAACATTGTTATTGAACCATCTCTCAATTGTTCTACTCCTACTATTGTTCTGCTATGTCCTgtgaatagaaataaaaattttagaatCGAGATACAATAGAATTTTTCTACTATTTTCAATGCATGAACATTTGCCTTGATGTTGTAGATAAAGAGGTGGTTTGAAATCGTCACACCGCTGGAAATATTGTAAAACCCAATGAAACATTTCTGGATGTCCACCATCAGCGTTGGTTGGTCTATAAAAATCTACCAGCTGGCATCTGCACGTTGAAGCACATTATTATGTAATAAATATACCCTGAGAGCGAATCATAGAAATTCAAATACATACTTTATTCTCAAGCTAGATAACAATATAACTACTTCCGTGGGACCAATCCATTTCCTAGTGTTCACCAGTTTACCGCCTAGTTGTTCCGCTCCTTGAGTATCAAAACCCTGAGCCCAAGCGAACTCGATCATCTTTTGAAGTCTGGAGATAGACGGTATAGAACTTCGGAGCGGGTTTTTAGTGGAACTACCGCTACCCAGACCAGAGCTCCACGCTTTATAAACTAACTCGTTATACCCTGTATGTTGTAAAAGCGACGAAATTAACATTTGTAGATTTCTATATCCGCATCCCCAGCCCTTGTCTCCATAAGTAGTTGCATAATGATCTACAGTGGAACACATCCAGGTGCTCAACACGTTGCTACATGCTTGACTAACGGCTCGTATCTTTGAGACGAGTCCTATAGAATATTGGGACAGGAATATATAAGATATTATACTATTAAGACACAATAATGTTTGTAGAAAATGTTATTACCACGTGTGCAAGAACTGCCGTCGTCGATACCACTACTTTCGGCTACTCTAAGTTCACTCTGCCTCTCATAATAATCAGCGATCGTCATTTCACCGGAATACACAGCCCGCTGCATATTAGTGACACTTTGTTCTCTAAAA
This genomic stretch from Lasioglossum baleicum chromosome 13, iyLasBale1, whole genome shotgun sequence harbors:
- the LOC143215300 gene encoding zinc finger-containing ubiquitin peptidase 1 isoform X3 → MMAFIDDDSLVDDHRHDECRGPSPSMSLRPPLLQNGWGSSSSLRVKSQPEPSKSEPHHSSSNVNNNNNNNNTGNVNNVVEGAAGHGSPLRSGLNLQLRSHATPKLPVQECPMCPYSSDSPLRLEEHINRQHFDLTSPSFPPESPPSRDGVFNCPLCITSFPNSSDLELHVNIEHKDILSPANGAASQSDLATVGSDTPACPVCFSTSFKTNDELTVHIEEHFSKKGTPSPITPDLSTDRLLAKDMERREKEVRKLREQREFEMLRAQYGMDNQGNFREQSVTNMQRAVYSGEMTIADYYERQSELRVAESSGIDDGSSCTRGLVSKIRAVSQACSNVLSTWMCSTVDHYATTYGDKGWGCGYRNLQMLISSLLQHTGYNELVYKAWSSGLGSGSSTKNPLRSSIPSISRLQKMIEFAWAQGFDTQGAEQLGGKLVNTRKWIGPTEVVILLSSLRIKCQLVDFYRPTNADGGHPEMFHWVLQYFQRCDDFKPPLYLQHQGHSRTIVGVEQLRDGSITMLVLDPSHSPAQMAQFNSTSSALGAMRLVRKSIAAMKARQYQVVAVTGIMETELEYQQSKVLRLIRVPQDR